A window of Auraticoccus monumenti contains these coding sequences:
- the glmS gene encoding glutamine--fructose-6-phosphate transaminase (isomerizing), whose translation MCGIVGYVGPQQASGVVLGGLKRMEYRGYDSAGVAVAADGQLVVAKKAGKLVNLEREIEANPMPTSGTAIGHTRWATHGAPNDVNAHPHTSTSGRVSVIHNGIIENFLPLRRELEAAGVVLTSQTDTEVVAHLLAAELDQGATLVEAMRGACRRLEGAFTLVALDAQQPGTVVAARRNSPLVVGLGEGENFVASDVAAFIEHTREAVELGQDQVVVITADDWEVTDFDGSPAPSTRYRVEWDLTAAEKGGHDWFMRKEIFEQPKAVADTLLGRLGPDGSLVLDEIRLSRDELRSIDKIIIIACGTASYAGLVAKYAIEHWTRIPCEVELASEFRYRDPIVSPQTLVVAISQSGETADTLMAIRHAKAQRAKVLAICNTNGSTIPRESDAVIYTHAGPEIAVASTKGFLTQVVACYLLGLYLAQVHGTKFGDEIAAVLAELEALPAQIQQVLDTTTEQAMALARELVDAPSVLFLGRHVGYPIALEGALKLKELAYIHAEGFAAGELKHGPIALVDEGLPLFVIVPPRGRDMLHDKVVSNIQEVRARGARTIVLAEGEDTEAEPYSDVLIRLPTVSTLFQPMLAIVPLQVFACELATLKGHDVDQPRNLAKSVTVE comes from the coding sequence ATGTGCGGAATCGTGGGTTACGTCGGTCCCCAGCAGGCCTCAGGGGTCGTCCTCGGCGGGCTGAAGCGGATGGAGTACCGGGGCTACGACTCCGCTGGCGTGGCGGTGGCTGCCGACGGACAGCTGGTCGTGGCCAAGAAGGCGGGCAAGCTGGTCAACCTCGAGCGCGAGATCGAAGCCAACCCGATGCCGACCAGCGGCACGGCCATCGGGCACACCCGGTGGGCCACCCACGGTGCCCCCAACGACGTCAACGCCCACCCCCACACCTCCACCTCCGGACGGGTCTCGGTGATCCACAACGGCATCATCGAGAACTTCCTGCCCCTGCGCCGGGAGCTCGAGGCCGCGGGTGTGGTGCTGACCTCGCAGACCGACACCGAGGTGGTGGCGCACCTGCTCGCCGCCGAGCTCGATCAGGGGGCCACGCTGGTGGAGGCCATGCGAGGCGCGTGCCGCCGGCTGGAGGGGGCCTTCACCCTGGTGGCCCTGGACGCCCAGCAGCCCGGCACCGTGGTCGCCGCCCGACGCAACTCGCCGCTGGTGGTGGGGCTGGGTGAGGGGGAGAACTTCGTCGCCTCCGACGTCGCGGCCTTCATCGAGCACACCCGCGAGGCGGTCGAGCTCGGCCAGGACCAGGTCGTGGTGATCACCGCCGACGACTGGGAGGTCACCGACTTCGACGGGTCCCCGGCGCCGTCCACCCGCTACCGCGTGGAGTGGGACCTCACCGCCGCCGAGAAGGGCGGCCACGACTGGTTCATGCGCAAGGAGATCTTCGAGCAGCCCAAGGCCGTCGCCGACACCCTGCTCGGACGCCTCGGTCCTGACGGCTCGCTGGTGCTGGACGAGATCCGGCTGAGCCGCGACGAGCTGCGCTCCATCGACAAGATCATCATCATCGCCTGCGGCACCGCCTCCTACGCCGGGCTGGTGGCCAAGTACGCCATCGAGCACTGGACCCGGATCCCCTGCGAGGTCGAGCTGGCCAGCGAGTTCCGCTACCGCGACCCCATCGTCAGCCCACAGACCCTCGTGGTCGCCATCAGCCAGTCCGGCGAGACCGCCGACACCCTGATGGCCATCCGCCACGCCAAGGCCCAGCGGGCCAAGGTGCTGGCCATCTGCAACACCAACGGCTCCACCATCCCGCGCGAGTCCGACGCCGTCATCTACACCCACGCCGGTCCCGAGATCGCGGTCGCCTCCACCAAGGGCTTCCTGACCCAGGTGGTGGCCTGCTACCTGCTCGGGCTGTACCTGGCCCAGGTGCACGGCACCAAGTTCGGCGACGAGATCGCCGCCGTCCTGGCCGAGCTGGAGGCCCTCCCGGCCCAGATCCAGCAGGTCCTGGACACGACCACCGAGCAGGCCATGGCCCTGGCCCGGGAGCTGGTCGACGCACCGTCGGTGCTCTTCCTGGGCCGCCACGTCGGCTACCCGATCGCCCTCGAGGGCGCGCTGAAGCTCAAGGAGCTGGCCTACATCCACGCGGAGGGCTTCGCCGCCGGCGAGCTCAAGCACGGGCCGATCGCGCTGGTCGACGAGGGGCTGCCGCTGTTCGTCATCGTCCCCCCGCGGGGCCGGGACATGCTGCACGACAAGGTCGTCTCCAACATCCAGGAGGTGCGGGCCCGCGGGGCGCGCACGATCGTGCTGGCCGAGGGGGAGGACACCGAGGCCGAGCCCTACTCCGACGTGCTGATCCGGCTGCCGACGGTGTCCACGCTGTTCCAGCCGATGCTGGCCATCGTCCCGCTGCAGGTGTTCGCCTGCGAGCTGGCCACCCTCAAGGGCCACGACGTGGACCAGCCGCGCAACCTGGCCAAGTCGGTCACCGTCGAGTGA
- a CDS encoding glycosyltransferase family 4 protein, translated as MRVAIVAESFLPSVNGVSHSVLRVLEHLREAGHEALVIAPSSGGQVPSSYAGFPVVAAPSGTFPGYPDLPFGVTTSLRMETVLADFRPDVLHAAAPISMGHKAITVAHRMGIPTVAIYQTEYASFATRYWIGPAQSFIWRRVRHSHSLATMTLAPSSYTRQELINRGIPRVGLWGRGVDSVRFSPAHRDEAWRREVAPGGERIIGFVGRLAPEKQVEDLRVLADLPGTRMVVIGDGPRRAELEQQLPQALFLGQLTGDALPRAMASLDVLVHPGELETFCQTIQEALASGVPAVAPARGGPIDLIDPSHTGWLYPAGDLATMRSQVQDLVGDDRKRHAFGRAAREAVRHRSWSAVCADLVGHYRTAVDAHRLQGVV; from the coding sequence GTGCGCGTAGCGATCGTGGCAGAGAGCTTCCTCCCGTCGGTCAACGGTGTCTCCCACTCGGTGCTCCGGGTGCTGGAGCACCTGCGCGAGGCCGGGCACGAGGCCCTGGTGATCGCACCGTCCAGCGGCGGCCAGGTGCCGTCCTCCTACGCGGGGTTCCCGGTGGTGGCGGCCCCCTCGGGCACCTTCCCCGGCTACCCCGACCTCCCCTTCGGCGTCACCACCAGCCTGCGGATGGAGACGGTCCTCGCCGACTTCCGCCCCGACGTGCTGCACGCCGCGGCCCCGATCAGCATGGGGCACAAGGCGATCACGGTGGCCCACCGGATGGGCATCCCGACGGTGGCGATCTACCAGACCGAGTACGCCTCCTTCGCCACCCGCTACTGGATCGGGCCCGCCCAGTCCTTCATCTGGCGACGGGTGCGCCACTCGCACTCGCTGGCCACCATGACCCTGGCCCCCTCCTCCTACACGCGCCAGGAGCTGATCAACCGCGGCATCCCGCGGGTGGGGCTGTGGGGCCGCGGGGTCGACTCCGTGCGCTTCTCCCCCGCCCACCGTGACGAGGCCTGGCGCCGGGAGGTCGCCCCCGGCGGGGAGCGGATCATCGGCTTCGTCGGGCGCCTGGCGCCGGAGAAGCAGGTCGAGGACCTCCGCGTGCTGGCCGACCTGCCGGGCACCCGGATGGTGGTGATCGGTGACGGTCCCCGACGCGCGGAGCTGGAGCAGCAGCTCCCCCAGGCGCTCTTCCTGGGCCAGCTCACCGGCGACGCGCTCCCGCGGGCGATGGCCAGCCTGGACGTGCTGGTGCACCCCGGTGAGCTGGAGACCTTCTGCCAGACCATCCAGGAGGCCCTGGCCAGCGGCGTGCCCGCGGTGGCCCCGGCCCGCGGCGGCCCGATCGACCTGATCGACCCCAGCCACACCGGCTGGCTCTACCCCGCCGGCGACCTGGCCACCATGCGCAGCCAGGTCCAGGACCTGGTGGGTGACGACCGCAAGAGGCACGCGTTCGGCCGGGCGGCGCGCGAGGCCGTCCGCCACCGCAGCTGGAGCGCGGTCTGCGCCGACCTCGTCGGGCACTACCGCACGGCCGTGGACGCCCACCGCCTGCAGGGCGTGGTCTGA
- the alr gene encoding alanine racemase: MNVLPDGGAVPTTDPDVVAAGTHPATASAEVDLDAYAANLRVLAAHVAPAALMAVVKADAYGHGLVACARAARAAGVEWLGVATPGEALALRESGDEGRLLCWLYGPDEDLSPLVAADVDVSAASVEQVSDLVGAAATTERVARVHLKIDTGLHRNGSPVEDWPAVVGAAAEGERFGAVEVVGVWSHLATAEDPDHPSVAAQLAAFGDALEVARTEGLDPRTNHLANSAGALLLPAARHQLVRAGIATYGIDPAPGVAASVGVALRPVMTLRAQLVAVKAVAAGEGVSYGHTWIAPADTVVGLVPLGYGDGVPRHASSVAEAWAGGRRVPVRGRVCMDQLLVELGPDAGEQVGEEVVLFGAAPAPTAEDWAEVCGTIGYEIVTRIGPRVPRRHHGGARVDVGAPA, translated from the coding sequence GTGAACGTCCTCCCTGACGGCGGTGCCGTCCCCACCACCGACCCGGACGTGGTCGCGGCGGGCACCCACCCGGCCACCGCCTCGGCGGAGGTCGACCTGGACGCCTACGCCGCCAACCTGCGGGTGCTGGCCGCGCACGTCGCGCCGGCGGCCCTGATGGCGGTGGTCAAGGCCGACGCCTACGGCCACGGCCTGGTGGCCTGCGCCCGGGCGGCCCGGGCCGCCGGCGTGGAGTGGCTGGGGGTGGCCACGCCCGGGGAGGCGCTCGCCCTGCGGGAGAGCGGGGACGAGGGCCGTCTGCTGTGCTGGCTGTACGGCCCCGACGAGGACCTCAGCCCGCTGGTCGCCGCCGACGTCGACGTCTCCGCCGCCTCCGTCGAGCAGGTCAGCGACCTGGTGGGCGCCGCGGCCACGACCGAGCGGGTGGCCCGGGTCCACCTCAAGATCGACACCGGTCTGCACCGCAACGGCAGCCCGGTGGAGGACTGGCCCGCCGTGGTGGGGGCCGCCGCCGAGGGCGAGCGCTTCGGCGCGGTGGAGGTCGTCGGCGTCTGGTCCCACCTGGCCACCGCCGAGGACCCCGACCACCCCAGCGTCGCGGCCCAGCTCGCGGCCTTCGGCGACGCCCTCGAGGTGGCCCGGACCGAGGGGCTCGACCCCCGCACCAACCACCTGGCCAACTCCGCCGGCGCGCTGCTGCTGCCGGCGGCCCGCCACCAGCTCGTCCGGGCGGGGATCGCCACCTACGGCATCGACCCGGCTCCCGGGGTGGCGGCCTCGGTCGGCGTCGCGCTGCGCCCGGTGATGACGCTACGGGCCCAGCTGGTCGCCGTGAAGGCCGTCGCCGCGGGGGAGGGCGTCTCCTACGGCCACACCTGGATCGCGCCCGCCGACACGGTGGTGGGCCTGGTGCCTCTGGGCTACGGCGACGGGGTCCCGCGACACGCCAGCTCGGTGGCCGAGGCGTGGGCGGGCGGTCGACGGGTCCCGGTCCGCGGCCGGGTCTGCATGGACCAGCTGCTGGTCGAGCTCGGTCCCGACGCCGGCGAGCAGGTGGGCGAGGAGGTCGTGCTCTTCGGTGCCGCACCGGCGCCGACCGCAGAGGACTGGGCCGAGGTGTGCGGCACCATCGGCTACGAGATCGTCACCAGGATCGGCCCCCGGGTCCCGCGCCGGCACCACGGTGGCGCCCGGGTCGACGTCGGTGCGCCGGCATGA
- a CDS encoding alpha/beta fold hydrolase, whose translation MRGRRPVPPRDSAPERRAPAPFPPRPTVPSRLPGPRRPTGRREPGGITRAAGLLAGLAALSAGGLVAGLELERRIVSRTSRSGPSSPEDFFSLRSSGPGVTTTDGLVLHTEIDELADHEPRPGAGAVYPELTVVLVHGYALSLDCFHFQRKHLRGRARLVLYDQRSHGRSPAAPAETCRIDQLGDDLFAVLQQTGVTGPVVLIGHSMGGMTIMNLARRHPELFGDLVQGVVLISTSPADMAEHSPIRGIPGRAFSRVVPPLLTVLNRVPEVIARTRRAGSDLAFVATKQFAFGSDVPPDYVEFVGDMIAETPLQVVADFYPAFSELDELDAFPVLAGVETAVIGGQDDAMTPVEHTEVIIDLLPGADALVLENSGHLALIEHHVQVDEVLDALLVRVERNHRERD comes from the coding sequence ATGAGGGGCCGACGACCGGTGCCGCCCCGCGACTCCGCGCCCGAGCGTCGGGCCCCGGCCCCCTTCCCCCCGCGCCCGACGGTGCCCTCCCGGCTGCCTGGACCGCGGCGTCCCACCGGCCGGCGCGAGCCCGGCGGGATCACGCGGGCCGCCGGTCTGCTGGCCGGGCTGGCCGCGCTCAGCGCCGGCGGGCTGGTCGCCGGGCTCGAGCTGGAGCGTCGCATCGTCAGTCGCACCTCGCGCTCGGGGCCGTCCAGCCCGGAGGACTTCTTCTCGCTGCGCTCCTCCGGACCGGGGGTGACCACCACCGACGGGCTGGTGCTGCACACCGAGATCGACGAGCTGGCCGACCACGAGCCCCGGCCCGGGGCCGGAGCGGTGTACCCGGAGCTGACGGTGGTGCTGGTGCACGGCTACGCCCTGAGCCTCGACTGCTTCCACTTCCAGCGCAAGCACCTGCGCGGGCGGGCCCGGCTGGTGCTCTACGACCAGCGCAGCCACGGACGATCACCCGCCGCACCGGCCGAGACCTGCCGCATCGACCAGCTGGGGGACGACCTCTTCGCCGTGCTGCAGCAGACCGGCGTGACCGGCCCGGTGGTGCTGATCGGTCACTCCATGGGCGGCATGACGATCATGAACCTGGCCCGCCGTCACCCCGAGCTGTTCGGCGACCTGGTGCAGGGGGTGGTGCTGATCTCCACCTCCCCGGCCGACATGGCCGAGCACTCACCGATCCGCGGCATCCCCGGACGGGCCTTCTCCCGGGTGGTGCCCCCGCTGCTCACCGTGCTCAACCGGGTCCCGGAGGTGATCGCCCGGACCCGACGCGCCGGCTCGGACCTGGCCTTCGTGGCCACCAAGCAGTTCGCCTTCGGCTCCGACGTGCCGCCGGACTACGTCGAGTTCGTCGGGGACATGATCGCCGAGACCCCGCTGCAGGTGGTGGCCGACTTCTACCCGGCCTTCTCCGAGCTCGACGAGCTGGACGCCTTCCCGGTGCTGGCCGGGGTGGAGACCGCGGTGATCGGCGGCCAGGACGACGCGATGACCCCGGTGGAGCACACCGAGGTGATCATCGACCTGCTGCCCGGGGCCGACGCCCTGGTGCTGGAGAACTCCGGCCACCTGGCCCTGATCGAGCACCACGTCCAGGTCGACGAGGTGCTCGACGCGCTGCTGGTGCGCGTGGAGCGCAACCACCGCGAGCGGGACTGA
- a CDS encoding bifunctional ADP-dependent NAD(P)H-hydrate dehydratase/NAD(P)H-hydrate epimerase: protein MLNAYRGDDVRAAEEVAMAAAREGGGTGGELMQRAAAGVATAALGLLRRAYGSTVLVLAGPGNNGGDALHAAARLARRGAAVRYCGTSGRGLHTEGEAACRAAGGRPVDLAGAGALLRAGRVRLVVDGVLGLGGRGDLPADVATLAALCRDTSTPVLAVDVPSGTVADGGAVGDTFSADLTVTFGARRLAHLMEPAASRCGEVRVVPIGIELGRPTLLGWEVADLVAALPVPGPLDHKYSRGVVGLDTGSTRYPGAALLGVSGAVHTGVGMVRYLGPAGDVVTTALPNVVTADGRVQALVLGSGWGDSEDTGRRLREAVDRVVGEGSALLLDADALTSLGTGRGPRGLTELGPDRLLLTPHAGELARLLDVPRSQVEQEPLAHARQAAERLGATVLLKGATQYVVGPGEGPVEVAVPGPAWTGQAGSGDVLAGICGALLAAGLPAARAGAAGASLQAVAAARRPGPHPPQELAARLPEVVSELVGVGSWRAGRRGP from the coding sequence GTGCTCAACGCGTACCGCGGCGATGACGTCCGCGCGGCGGAGGAGGTCGCGATGGCGGCCGCCCGGGAGGGTGGGGGCACCGGCGGGGAGCTGATGCAGCGGGCCGCCGCCGGGGTGGCCACCGCGGCCCTCGGTCTACTCCGCCGGGCCTACGGCAGCACCGTGCTGGTGCTGGCCGGCCCCGGCAACAACGGCGGGGACGCCCTGCACGCCGCCGCCCGGCTGGCCCGCCGTGGTGCGGCGGTGCGGTACTGCGGCACCAGCGGGCGGGGGCTGCACACCGAGGGCGAGGCGGCCTGCCGGGCCGCCGGCGGCCGACCGGTGGACCTCGCCGGCGCAGGGGCGCTGCTCCGGGCCGGTCGCGTTCGGCTGGTCGTCGACGGCGTGCTCGGCCTCGGCGGCCGCGGTGACCTGCCAGCCGACGTCGCCACGCTGGCCGCCCTCTGCCGCGACACCAGCACCCCCGTGCTGGCCGTGGACGTCCCCTCCGGAACGGTGGCCGACGGCGGGGCGGTCGGGGACACCTTCTCCGCCGACCTGACCGTCACCTTCGGCGCCCGCCGCCTGGCTCACCTGATGGAGCCGGCGGCCTCGCGCTGCGGGGAGGTCCGGGTGGTGCCCATCGGGATCGAGCTGGGCCGGCCGACCCTGCTGGGCTGGGAGGTCGCGGACCTGGTGGCGGCCCTGCCCGTCCCCGGACCGCTGGACCACAAGTACAGCCGGGGGGTCGTCGGGCTGGACACCGGCTCCACCCGGTACCCCGGCGCGGCCCTGCTCGGCGTCTCCGGGGCGGTGCACACCGGGGTGGGCATGGTCCGCTACCTCGGCCCGGCCGGGGACGTCGTGACCACCGCCCTGCCGAACGTGGTCACCGCCGACGGACGGGTGCAGGCGCTGGTGCTCGGGTCCGGGTGGGGCGACTCCGAGGACACCGGCCGGCGTCTGCGCGAGGCGGTCGACCGGGTGGTGGGCGAGGGATCGGCGCTGCTCCTCGACGCCGACGCCCTCACCTCCCTCGGCACCGGTCGCGGTCCTCGCGGGCTCACCGAGCTCGGTCCGGACCGGCTGCTGCTCACCCCCCACGCCGGGGAGCTGGCGCGGCTGCTCGACGTCCCCCGCAGCCAGGTCGAGCAGGAGCCGCTGGCGCACGCGCGCCAGGCGGCCGAGCGCCTCGGCGCCACCGTCCTGCTCAAGGGAGCCACCCAGTACGTGGTCGGACCGGGCGAGGGGCCGGTCGAGGTCGCCGTGCCCGGGCCCGCCTGGACCGGGCAGGCCGGCTCCGGTGACGTGCTGGCCGGCATCTGCGGCGCGCTGCTGGCCGCCGGGCTCCCCGCCGCCCGGGCCGGCGCGGCCGGGGCCTCGCTGCAGGCCGTGGCCGCAGCCCGGAGACCGGGCCCGCACCCGCCGCAGGAGCTGGCCGCGAGGCTGCCCGAGGTGGTGTCGGAGCTGGTCGGCGTCGGGTCCTGGCGTGCTGGGCGCCGAGGGCCGTGA
- a CDS encoding holo-ACP synthase, with protein sequence MIVGVGVDLCEIARFEAAERRHPALTRRCLTEAEAATSLASRAARFAAKEALAKALTSPGGLAWHDAEVVKDAAGAPSIAMRGTVLARAQELGVTRVHLSLSHDGGHAVAMVVCEA encoded by the coding sequence GTGATCGTCGGCGTGGGGGTGGACCTCTGCGAGATCGCCCGGTTCGAGGCGGCCGAGCGGCGCCATCCCGCCCTCACCCGACGCTGCCTGACCGAGGCCGAGGCGGCCACCTCGCTGGCGTCCCGCGCCGCCCGGTTCGCGGCCAAGGAGGCCCTGGCCAAGGCGCTCACCTCACCCGGGGGGCTGGCCTGGCACGACGCCGAGGTGGTCAAGGACGCGGCCGGCGCCCCCTCGATCGCCATGCGGGGCACGGTGCTGGCCCGGGCGCAGGAGCTCGGGGTGACCCGCGTCCACCTCTCGCTCTCCCACGACGGCGGTCACGCCGTGGCGATGGTGGTCTGCGAGGCTTGA